The Streptomyces sp. NBC_00659 genomic interval CTACGACCGTGGCTGTGTTCCGGCTGCGACCCTGCCTGTGCCTGTGGCTGCGACCGCGGCTGTCCTGATGCCGGTTCCGGCGGGCACGTGAGGTCCGTACGCACCAGGCCCGTCCCGTAAGGCCCCTGCCGGGCGGCGCGGGCACCGACGCTCCCGCACGCTCCCGCACCGCCGGTCGTGCCGACGCGCCCCGCCCCGTGGAACGACCGCCCGAAGCGGTGGCCGGAAAGCCCCGCTCCCATTCCCTGCTCTCACTCACCCTCTCGCAAGGCTTCTCCTCACCATGTTCGACGTCGCCGTCTTCGGCTCCCTCTTCCTCACGCTCTTCGTCATCATGGATCCCCCCGGGATCACCCCGATCTTCCTGGCGCTCACCGCGGGCCGTCCCGCCCGGGTGCAGCGGCGGATGGCCGTCCAGGCGGTCTGCGTCGCCGGCGGTGTCATCACCGTCTTCGGGCTCCTCGGGCACCAGATCCTGGACTACCTGCACGTCTCCGTGCCCGCGCTGATGATCGCGGGCGGACTGCTGCTCCTGCTCATCGCCCTCGACCTGCTCACCGGCAAGACGGACGAGCCGAAGCAGACCAAGGACGTCAACGTCGCCCTCGTACCCCTCGGGATGCCGCTGCTCGCCGGGCCCGGAGCGATCGTGTCCGTGATCCTCGCGGTGCAGAAGGCCGACTCGGTCGCCGGCCAGGTCTCCGTGTGGACCGCGATCCTCGCGATCCACGTCGTGCTGTGGGTCGTGATGCGCTACTCGCTGCTGATCATCCGCGTCATCAAGGACGGCGGAGTGGTCCTGGTGACCCGGCTCGCGGGCATGATGCTCTCCGCCATCGCGGTGCAGCAGATCATCAACGGTGTCACGCAGGTGATCCGGGGGGGCTGACGCCCTGCCGACACACAGAGCCCCGCACGGCTTTCTCGCCGTGCGGGGCTCTGAAGTCTTTGCAGCGTCTGCTGTCCGCGACGCGGTTCGTCCTGCGAGGCGCCTTCGGTGCGCCCCTGTACCGCGAAGCGGACGGTCGTCGTGTTACGAAACGGTTGTGTCGGCCGGGCGGATCCACAGACGCTGCCCGATGGCGGCGGCCTGCTGAACGATCCGGTTGACGGAGGCGGCGTCTACGACAGTGCTGTCCACGGGCGTGCCGTCGACATCGTCGAGTCGCATGATTTCGAAGCGCAAGGGCTTCTCCCTTCGTCTGGTCATCCTCCTGAGGAGAACTACTTGGGTCTGACGAGCGAGGCATCACTGTCCTCGCTCACGTAGGGAGTCAACGGGATGCGTGTTACAAACATTCCCTACGCTAAGGAAATTTTTCGAGAACCTAATTACCGGCGGGTAGCCCGGGTGGCGGAGACTGAACGGCGCCAGTTGTGTTCGCAGCGTGACCGCCGGGACAATGGCATCGATGAACGACGACCACGCGGCTCTGGCCGCCCGCATAGACCGTACGAACGAGTTGCTCCAGCGCATGCTCGCCGAG includes:
- a CDS encoding MarC family protein, encoding MFDVAVFGSLFLTLFVIMDPPGITPIFLALTAGRPARVQRRMAVQAVCVAGGVITVFGLLGHQILDYLHVSVPALMIAGGLLLLLIALDLLTGKTDEPKQTKDVNVALVPLGMPLLAGPGAIVSVILAVQKADSVAGQVSVWTAILAIHVVLWVVMRYSLLIIRVIKDGGVVLVTRLAGMMLSAIAVQQIINGVTQVIRGG